TTTCKTCGGACCCAGACTAGTTTTGATTTGAGAGAACTTGGACGCGGAGAGAATGGAGGAGCAACATGATGATGCGCTCCTGGAGCGCACAGGGAGCCAGGACGTGATCCTACCAATGACAGCTACAAGAGGGTGAGACACAATTACTGCAAAATctataaaacatatttaatttgTTTAGTATTATAAATTAAAGATAGATGTTGCAGTTAAATCGGTAAACATTCATTTTGCCTATAGGGTCAGTGTTTCTTTATCTTCCAAATGAAGGTTCAAGTATGTATAAACTCAAATTATTGTATTATAATATCAAAAAtgatatataaaataatattaggAAAGTCCTTAAAAAGGTGTMATATTTTATGCTAAAGGTTACAACTGGTAGGCTATGCTATTCTGAATTTACAATTTACATTATTGAAAGTATGCACAAATGATATTGAACATGCAATCACGACATtttgatttcatttatttttctgaATTATATTCCCAACGTGTTGATTATAGTCATTGTTGAgggaatatttaaaaaaaaattgggagtCATTTGATTAGGGTGGGCTTCCCCATACTTTCGCTCTTTCCTAGTCAAAGCCTCTGCCTAGCAACTAGTGATGTCTCAYAAACCTGCATTAATCATTGGCTCAGGAATGAGGAACAGAAAACGGTTTAATATTTTCATTCTAAAAAGGGGGGTGGGTACTTCTTTGTTGCATAAGAACTGGTTTAGGATTAGCTTTTGACTCTGGACCAGGGCTTTGATTAGttcgttttttggggggaggtgCACTGATCTCACATAACATACCAGGGCAAACCCAAAAATGTCAGAAATGCAATTATGGACATCCTCATACCGCTTTGAAAATGACATTAAAAATGTTTGATCCAGTCCCCATGAGTCAAGGTGtaatctctctatatctctctttccctccctcctttagGGCTTCTAACAGCCGTCCGTTGAAGATAGCAGGGTTCACAGTGTTGGCCTGTCTTCTCTTGGCCGGCCAGGCCTTCACTGCCTACTTGGTCTTCAACCAGAGGGGCCAGATCCACGACATGGAGAAGAGCAATGACAACATGCGCAAGCAGCTGAGAAACAGACCTCCAGGTAGGGGAGGAAGGAAAGGGgaaggaaaggggagggagggaggagatggaggaacaAGGAGGGAAGGAGTGGTGTTGATATAGGTAGTGTTGGTGGTCAAAGGAGAGGGAAGTGAGATATACTTATTTAGGAAGAGAGACTGGGGGGACTTGATAGAAAAGAAGAATACAGGAACTGGGTTTATTCCTCTGAAGTTCGTAGTTCTGGAGGAGCTAGCGTTCTCCCAATTTGAAGTGTGCACTCATTGGTCTCTGTCACCCCCGTTTTGCTCAAGCAGTAGCCCCTGTCCAGATGCACATGCCCATGCTCAGCATGCCGCGGCTGATAGACTTCACTGATGAGGACGTAAAGACTCCCATGACGGTATGACTCCTGTTTCCCCATTGCTTCTTCTTAAAGGCTTCTATAAACTGAGGAAAAGCGGTCACTAGGTGGCAGCAACAAGCTCCCTTCCAAYTGTCAACTTGTGTTTAACTCCAGTGAAATTGCATTGTACATCTACCCCCTTAGGACTAAGCTCCCTCTTCCTGCTCTTTTGAAATAAAAATATGAGTGTGGTGAGTATTTATTTTCAGTTTGTCTCTCCACTCTCCCATCAGAAATTGGAGGCCACTGCCATTGTTAGCCTAGAGAAGCAGGTGAAGGATCTGCTGCaggtaaattaataaataaatattcatttAGCCACTCTTTGCATTGAAGTCACCTCTACAAAAGACAGAAAGGTCAAATATTGACAATCGATTGATTGATCAATCATTTGATTGTCTGTTTTTATTAGAACCCCCAGCTACCTCAGTTCAACGAGACGTTCCTGGCCAACCTGCAGAGCctgaagagacagatggaggaggcCGAGTGGAAGGTGAGACTGAATCTgcgtgtcccaaatagcaccctattctctctTTAGTGCATTCCAGGGCCATAAGGCTCCTGTTtaccatttgggactcaccctgagaacatacacaaacatatttCAACGATTTCACTTATATAATCAAAACCAATAAATGATAGCAAGTTTTTTTTGCCTCATTCAGTAGTTTGACCTAATTAAGTAGATTCATGTTGAAAAATAAtgtgaaaataataatttatattcCTAAAGCATAAGTTGAAAATGATACTGTTGCTGCTTCCTGTTGTCATGGATTTTACATTTATAGCCCAGTGTCAAAACATTGGTTTTAGATGTCCAAATTCATAATCAATATGCTGAAATAAGTTGTGATATGTTGAAGACAATACCGAAAAATTACTCCCTACAGACACACTATTCACACTTGTGTTCAGATAACTTGTATTCTGGTAAATTAGTACCTTTTAAACTTCTCAGGCACCAATATTTACCAGTCGGTCACTCTAGACTGGAATTGATTAGTACAAACCAAAGATAATTATCTGGTACAAGCAATtgaatttcaaaataaactttcatACTAACACAACCAATCTGAGGTAAAAAAGGATGTGTATTTCCTGTAATTCTTGTGTGGTGAAAACATTAGTTTGTTTAATGTACTAAGACGTTTTGTCTACCATAGGGAATTTAGGGTAATATAAAATATTTCGATTTAAGATGATCGTTAATGAAGGACACAGTTTTTGACATGCATGTCTTACTACTTTAACCATAGAGAGAGTTTAACCACAATTTTTAACCACAATTTAATCAGGCACTCTAGACTAGAGCTTACATAGTGACTGTGCAGCAGGCTGAATGTTTGGTCTCCTTATAATATCCCATGAATATACAGTGTATGACCCACACTTAGGCCTATCTTATTTGAACTTTAACCCCTGACTGTGTTTTCTGCAGGGTTTTGAGACTTGGGCACGTAATTGGCTGCTCTTCCAGATGGCCCAGGAGAAGCCCCCTGCACCCACCACCACACCTCAGCCTGGTGAGTTTACCACAAACCCCCGCCATCACCACCCCCCACCAACCTTCACACCACCTTACGAATGCACAACTTCCTCTGtcttgtctctttgtctcttaaTTTCATCCACGACATGAACCAAGTATTGAATAAAAACtcaccttttctctcctcttttctttcgtCTTTCCCTAtcttctgtctgttcctcagccgCCGGcctgcagaccaagtgtaacctgGAGAAGTCGTCCCAGAGCCGTAAGCTTGGTGCCTACCTCCCTCAGTGTGACGAGCAGGGCAACTACCTGCCCATGCAGTGCTGGCACGCCACTGGTTTCTGCTGGTGTGTGGACAAGAACGGCAAAGTCATCGAGGGCACCAGCATACGCGGCAGAGCCACCTGTGACAGAGGTAGGAACTAGGCAGACAGTTATACAGCGTTACTGACCTCTGCGTCCATTCAATTGCTTTTTAGTGCATTCTGCAGTCTATAACAAAGCTCATTTGCTCACTATTACACATGCCATGGTATATCTACGCAGttgtatgtacatatagatagCGATGTGACTATTTTTGTCTCATGCTACTGTTTGTTCCCCGCAGTCCCCAGTCGGATGGCGGCTTTCCCCAGGATGATGCAGCTGAAGGAGTACAAGGGTGAGTGTTTCACAGACAAAACCGAAATGGAGAGAAATAAACTCaataacaaacagacagagagagggatacaaATAATTAGACAACACTTTTGATTACATGTAAGTGTTGTCTGACTGTTTTGTTTTCACACTGTGTACTGTTCATCTGAATAGATTGCATGATGGTTTCGTACATGTGGTTGATTCTATTCTCTATATTTTGCAGATGAGTAAAACCACCAGGGCACCAGCTggcctgctctctcctcgtctcactGTCAGATGGGAAAATGTTTTTTCCTTCTAATGACTATTTCACTCTTCCCTCTATCATGATAAAGGTCAATTATCTGGAATACGAAACAATGAAATACTTTCTTTTGATTTATGGATACTATTTTTCTTTGGACAGTATAAATGCTGTGAACATTATTAACAGCTTTTTTCTGCTTCTGAACTCAACACAGCTATGTAAAGCGTTTAAGATATAAATATAAGATGTGTGTTACATTTTATACCATGCACAACACCCAGACTTTTCCATCCCCCAAACCCTGACCCCACTCCTGTCAACTTTGACCCCTAGTCCCCTAACCTGGCCCTCCAATCATATCCATCTGATGGGGGCTAGCCCCACCCCATTTCCCTATTCTGTCTCTCCACATAGACTGCCATAGGGGCTTATTTGATCAGCTTTTCTCTAGAGTTTCTAACATAGATGTCGTGTTTTAAACCTCTATAACCATGTCTTTGAAGCATGCTTTGACTATTATGAATGTAGGGATAGGTGAACCAATAAAAATTAATAAAGTGCTATTTCCTACTAAAATTTGTTTTTTTCTAACTCTTATTGTACATTAATCAATTTAGGACAGACTACTTAAACATACATGGTACCATCTGACTAGAGACCTTAGTTCTGGGATAACATAGATTAATTTAACATAGAATCTACCCACCACAAAATAACAACTAGTGTAAAATGAATGACCATAACAAGACTTCAGATGAAGGGTTATGATATTGGttaggagtaggctacagtaggatgAAATTAACTGTTGACACATCATCGGTTTTACTTTTCTTTCCATAAATGTTaaagttaggattgggggagggtaagctgatcctagatctgtgtgcAGAACATCTATACTAAGATGTTGGTTACTGAAGAACATTACTTTTTAAAGCACAACATTTTGGTGTAGGGTGGCATGCCTCTATGTATGATGATGGTAATACAACGTTCTCCTTGGCAGAGGGAGTATAATTCTTGGTAAATTACatacgctacatgaccaaaagtatgtggacattgctcgtcgaacatctcatttcaaaatcatgggcattaatatggagttggtccctcctttgctgctgtaacaacctccactcttctgggaagactttccactagatgttggaacttgcttccattcagccaagagcattagtgaggttgggcactgatgttgggtgattaggcctgactcacagtcagcgttccaattcatcccaaaggtgttcgatggggttgaggtcaggggtctgtgcaggccagtcaagttcttccataccaatatcgacaaaccatttctgtatgcacctcgctttgtgcacgggggcattgtcatgctgaaacaggaaagggccatccccaaTTTGTggccacaaagttggatgcacagaatcgtctagaatgtcattgtatgctgtagtgttaagatttcccttcaatggaactaaggggcctagcccaaaccatgaaaaacagccccagaccattattcctcctccaccaaactttacagttggcactatgcattcaggcaggtagcgttctctgtGCATCcactaaacccagattcgtccatcagactgccagatggtgaagcgtgattcatcactagaGAACGCGTTTTCAATGCTCCAGAGTCACATGGCggcaagttttacaccactccagctgacgcttggcattgtgcatggtaatcttaggcttgtgtgcggctgctcagccatggaaacccatttcatgaagctctcgacgaacagttcttgtgctgatgttgcttccagaggcagttggaactctgtagtgttgcaaccgaggacagatgattttaactcgcttcagcactcggcggtccctgTCGGTgatctaatttgcataattggccatgtgcatgtaattgtgatggacgtgtaggagagaggaataatgtCGTGGgaagacaaaaagtgagtaaaaaacaccctaaatatgtttagaactacaaattaagtttcttctgtcgattcttgttttttttatgtcacaattccaaccctcctttatccgggcttgggaccggcaaagTGACCCGAAAAATACACTGGCGGAGTtacttagttttttattttatttgttttttttgtttagttttcttaattagtttggtttttaaccttatggtaCTTAGGAgctacaacaagtcacagtaaacATGAAGTtttcaaccataacattttttgtatacaatcaaatttatttatatagcccttcttacatcagctgttatctcaaagtgctgtacagaaacccagcctaaaacccaaacagcaagcaatgcaggtgtagagcacggtggctaggaaaactccctagaaaggccaaaacctagaagaaactagagaggaaccaggctatgaggggtggccagtcctcttctggctgtgccgggtggagatataacagaacatggtcaagatgttcaaatgttcataatgaccagcatggtcaaataataataaccacagtgtTGTCGAgcgtgcagcaagtcagcactcaggagtaaagtcagttggcttttcatagccaatcattaagagtatctctaccgctcctgctgtctctagagagttgaacagcaggtctgggacaggtagcacgtccggtgaacaggtcagggttccatagccgcaggcagaacagttgaaactggagcagcagcacggacaggtggactgggacagcaaggagtcatcatgccaggtagtcctgaggcatggtcatagggctcaggtcctccgagagagagaaagaaagagagatagagagaaaatacttaaattcacacaggacactggataagcaCGGAGAGAAGTACTCCAGAATAACAAACTGACACTagtccccgacacataaactaatgcagcataatactggaggctgagacaggaggggtcaggagacactgtgcccatcCGATGATCCCCGGACAgtgccaaacaggaaggatataacccacccactttgccaaagcacagcccccacaccactagagagatttcttcaaccaccaacttaccatcctgagacaaggccgagtatagccacaaagatctcgccacggcacaaccaaggggggccaacccagacaggaagatcacgtcagtgactcaacccatcaagtgacgcacccctcctagggacggcatgaaagagcaccagtaagccagtgactcagcccctgtaatgtgttagaggcagagaatcccagtggagagaggcgaaccggccaggcagagacagcaagggcggttcgttgctccagagcctttccgttcaccttcacaatcCTTGGCCAGaccacactcaatcatatgaccactgaagagatgagtcttcagtaaagacttaaaagttgagaccgagtctgcgtctcacatgggtaggcagcccattccataaaaatggagctcttatggagaaaagccctgcctccagctgtttgcttagaaattctagggacaattaggaggcctgcgtcttgtgaccgtagcgtacgtgtaggtatgtacggcaggaccaatcgGAAAGatggtaggagcaagccatgtaatgcTTGTAGGTTAGCagaaaaaccttgaaatcagccttgccttaacaggaagccagtgtagagaggctagcactggagtaatatgatcaaatgttttgggttcTGTCAGGAttttagcagccgtatttagcactaacggaactttatttagtgctttatccgggtagccgaaaaagtagagcattgcagtggtCTAACCTAGAGTaacaaagcatggattaatttttctgcatcatttttggacagaaagtttctgatttttgcaatgttacgtagatggaaaaaagctatccttgaaacagtcttgatatgttcgtcaaaagagagatcagggtccagggATCAGCCGGCGGtggcttcccgcatgcgcgattaATTTGCAGTCTGGATGCGGAGGGGTGAACAtttcctgctctgactgcagctgggagggactgctgcgagAGGACTGGGCCGCGTCCTTTTGGAYGGGTGTGGGGCCCACGtcagcacccgctgctcgttgagaagagtaagaacgatacgtgctttcacgtcagagtctccaaaaATCTCCAATAACAACAGAAAAAGttgctagatttgtcgctagtcgctttttgaaaatgtgtcgctagaggagtctgaatactcgctaaatatgtTGGCAACACTGACACATCCTTCATATCTTATCTGCACCACTATTATCTCTGTCATTCACATATTTGATTAGTTCCCATAAATTAAAAAGAGGACATTTTCCTGCATACCTTTGACATTTGTAGATTTCAGGTGAAAGCGGACCTTTAGTAAAAATGGAAGTTTAACTATCCCTTTTTACTAAAGCAGAATATGGAATGTTAAAGAGTGGGGTTGACTTTTCAAGATATTAAAATATGTTTCAGGACTTACTGCAGACATGCAACTACAACAATCAAGAGGGTGAGTAAAGAATTTCAAAATGTTGCCTTAAATTGGTCACTTATTTCTCTCACTTCAACATAAGGGATTCATTAACTAGTGACACAGTGACAGTAATGAAGTTCAATAGCCAACTATCACCTAATACCCCCATTTTATTATTATACCCATCTGCAATACACTGTTTTTTTCAGTGATTACAGTCATAATAAAATAGATCTAAACATTCAATTCAGACTGCTGTGAGTTGGTCTTTTTCCAGAGACAACCATACTAGGCTAGAGAACAAACAACTTCTTTATTGGAAATGTCTATCTGAAGGTAACCTCTGTTTTGAACTCATATCCGCATCCTGAGTAACTGTACACCCCWTGACCAGTGAAAATGGAGTCTGGGACATAAATATTTCAGGCCAGTGTAATCAAACCCAAATGAACTCGCAACACTCTTGTTGGTTTGGCTTCAGACTGGTTTCTCTGAGGACATGAACACACCTGTAAGTACCTCGCTACTTACTGTCCAATGTATGTGTGTCATGAGACTTGTTATAAAGGGTCAATTCGTGTTATTGATCAATCTCTTTCATGATGTTGTGGTTAATGGGACGATGGTGTCCAAAGGTAACTGAGCATGAGATCCGGGACAGTATTCAGGAGATTCGAACAAAAATTATGTCACAAGGGGACCATCGAGAGGAGGATGACCATAGGCTGGCAGAACTAACCCAGAATCTAAAGGTGAGATACAGTCTCTTTCCTGTAGAGAATAGCATATCTAGCTGTATCTGAAACAACAAATAAACTATGCCTCAATCTCTGCAATGAGTATTTAGAGTTGTGTTGATTTGGCAGGGACTGCATTCCCCAAAGACCCTAACACATATTGATAACAGTGACCATAACCCTGACCACAACACGGACCACAGTGTGACcatagagagaaggaaagaccTGCAGGACCAGCTGAGACAGGAGGTGGACGAACACATCCAAGGTAGTGTGTATGCAATGTGAGGACTGTAATAAGTACACAAGCGTGCTGTAGGGAGCTGTAGTTGTAAATATACTAGGGTGAGCTGTAGTTCTAAATATGACCACCAAAATACACTAGATGAAACCTGCATGATTAGTGTGCGAAATCCCGTTTTCCCTTGAAGTCGCTGTGATAGGATAACCACTACGCTAgtctcagtggaggctggtgggaggagctataggagggcgggctcatcgtaatggctggaatgaaatgaatggaacggagtcaaacgtggtttccatatgtttgatgtgtttgataccgttccattaattccattccaaccattacaatgagcctgtcctcctataactcctcccaTCGGTCTCCACTGGCTAGTCTACATCATTCACCATCCATCTGGGGTCAAAGCACAAAAGGACCAATAAACAACCAGTTTGCCTTTATAGAAAGTAATGAAATAATAACAATTAAAACAATAAGAGTGTGGGGTAGGTTCAGGGGTGTGTTGGGTATATAGGGGTAAGGTATCAAGGGCTCTTTTTTGTGTTAAATTTAGGAGAGGTGTATGGTGGGATTGGGTAATAAGGGGTGTGGTTTAGGGGTCTTTTtttgttggggggaggggggggggggggtggggaaggggggggggggggggggttcctcactctgtccagtgtctgtgtaattttccccatcttaatcttttctttttattggccagtctgagatatggctttttctttgccacTCTGCCTagtaggccagcatcccggagtcgaaTCTTCgggatgttttgcgggtactatttaatgaagctgccagttgaggacttgtgaggcatctgtttctcaaactagacactctaatgtacttgtcatcttgctcagttgtgcaccggggcctccaactCCTATGTMTTTTCTGGTTatagccagtttgcactgttctgtgaagggagtagtacacagcattgtacgagatcttcagtttcttggcaatttctcacatggaatacccttcatttctcagaacaagaatagactgatgagtttcaaaagaaagtctatttctggccattttgagcctgtaatcgaacccacaaatgctgatgctccagatactcgggccgactctttttctctgtaaatatcaatgatgtcgctcttgctgctggtgattttctgatccacctctacgcagacgacaccattctgtatacatctggcccttctttggacactgtgttaacaaacctccaaacgagcttcaatgccatacaacactccttccatggcctccaactgcttttaaatgctagtaaaactaaatgcctgcccctaaccgattgctgcccgcacccgcccacccgactagcatcactactctagacggttctgacttagaatatgtgaacaactacaaatacctaggtgtctggttagactgtaaactctccttccagactcacattaagcatctccaatccaaaatgaaatctagaatcggcttcctatttcgcaacaaagcctctttcactcattctgccaaacataccctcgtaaaactgacttagctaccgatccttgactttggcKatgtcatttacaaaatagatgtagtctatcacagtgccatccgttttgtcgccaaagccccatatactacccaccactgcgacctgtatgctctggttggctggccctcgctacatattcgtcgccaaacccactggcccaCTCGCCAAacccatctataagtctttgctaggtaaagccccgccttatctcagctcactggtcaccataacaacacctacccgtagcacgcgctccagcaggtatatttcactggtcatccccaaagccaacacttcctttggccgcctttccttccagttctctgctgcgaaattcgtttttcaatttaaatggttatacaaaattcttgcaatcaatagaatgttatatatatatatgggggatataaacatcccagctctgcatattttactgtgaagagacagaataatTAGATCAGGAATGGCTGAcaaattgcaacatttacttggAACTCTgtaaatagcactgctgggtgatttgaaaagtcatagtcaatcgatcaataatataataatactcttagaaAATGTGTTTCTTTTCATTTACAATCTCTAGAAACTATGACAATAGAAAgcttcagaacttttgtgaaacatcacagtacattagaaaaatactgtatatgtcagctataaatcaaaactagatggtcttcagagatagatgggaggggttgagggtagctgaaggctaGTGTTGGTTCCGTTTTTCTGTGCTCCGTTTTATTACTTAACAAAGAAGGAACACTCAACATGTGCACTTATAAATCATaacaattttaatcaaaatacagctgtagacagaagtcaaagatcaaacatcacACATACAACTGATGTCTCTCCTGAGTTCTGCCCCATAGGAAAAGTCCAAGTTGTTTTTATCATGCTTGTAGTCAACCCCCTGTGATGTCATTACCTGCTACTCctcagac
This region of Salvelinus sp. IW2-2015 linkage group LG6.1, ASM291031v2, whole genome shotgun sequence genomic DNA includes:
- the LOC111965398 gene encoding H-2 class II histocompatibility antigen gamma chain isoform X2 encodes the protein MEEQHDDALLERTGSQDVILPMTATRGASNSRPLKIAGFTVLACLLLAGQAFTAYLVFNQRGQIHDMEKSNDNMRKQLRNRPPVAPVQMHMPMLSMPRLIDFTDEDVKTPMTKLEATAIVSLEKQVKDLLQNPQLPQFNETFLANLQSLKRQMEEAEWKGFETWARNWLLFQMAQEKPPAPTTTPQPAAGLQTKCNLEKSSQSRKLGAYLPQCDEQGNYLPMQCWHATGFCWCVDKNGKVIEGTSIRGRATCDRVPSRMAAFPRMMQLKEYKDE
- the LOC111965398 gene encoding H-2 class II histocompatibility antigen gamma chain isoform X1, with amino-acid sequence MEEQHDDALLERTGSQDVILPMTATRGASNSRPLKIAGFTVLACLLLAGQAFTAYLVFNQRGQIHDMEKSNDNMRKQLRNRPPAVAPVQMHMPMLSMPRLIDFTDEDVKTPMTKLEATAIVSLEKQVKDLLQNPQLPQFNETFLANLQSLKRQMEEAEWKGFETWARNWLLFQMAQEKPPAPTTTPQPAAGLQTKCNLEKSSQSRKLGAYLPQCDEQGNYLPMQCWHATGFCWCVDKNGKVIEGTSIRGRATCDRVPSRMAAFPRMMQLKEYKDE